In Candidatus Poribacteria bacterium, the following proteins share a genomic window:
- a CDS encoding M24 family metallopeptidase yields MKIKEIQAELAALKLDGWLLYDFRGINPIAQNVAGLADAHITRRWFCLIPAQGEPRWLVHKIETSNFVGVQGSVALYAGWEELNEAIRALLAGAKTIAMEYSPNAEIPYISRVDAGTLEWIRSMGIEVRTSAELAQRMEARLSEAQATGHQASAHSVLQAKDFAFAWIGSQLRSGKTITEYDVQQVILGQFDEMDLVTDHPPIVAANAKSSDPHYAPTSTDTQKIKIGDFILIDLWAKQKDPDAVFADTTWVAYADTTVPARYVEIFDIVKEARDRAVRFIREKWAVDETIYGYEVDDCVREYITEKGYGEFFIHRTGHNIGTVIHGNGVNLDNLETRDARALISGICFSIEPGIYLTDFGVRTEIDVFLAARGKDGVKVTTAPVQNRVLPLL; encoded by the coding sequence ATGAAAATAAAAGAGATTCAAGCTGAATTAGCAGCGTTAAAATTAGACGGATGGCTCTTATACGATTTCCGTGGGATAAATCCGATTGCACAGAACGTAGCAGGCTTGGCAGATGCACATATCACACGCCGATGGTTCTGTCTGATTCCTGCACAGGGTGAACCGCGGTGGCTGGTCCATAAGATTGAAACATCTAACTTCGTCGGTGTCCAAGGAAGTGTCGCACTCTATGCTGGCTGGGAAGAACTTAACGAAGCCATCCGCGCCTTACTCGCTGGTGCTAAAACCATTGCCATGGAGTATTCACCAAACGCCGAAATCCCTTATATTTCACGGGTGGATGCCGGCACCTTGGAGTGGATTCGTTCGATGGGAATTGAGGTGCGCACATCTGCAGAACTCGCGCAACGGATGGAAGCGCGTTTGAGCGAGGCACAGGCAACCGGACATCAGGCTTCTGCACACTCAGTGCTGCAGGCGAAAGACTTTGCCTTTGCATGGATCGGTTCACAACTCCGTTCCGGAAAAACAATTACGGAATATGACGTTCAGCAAGTGATTCTCGGACAATTCGATGAGATGGACTTAGTTACGGATCACCCACCTATCGTCGCTGCGAATGCGAAGAGCAGCGATCCGCATTACGCTCCTACTTCAACAGACACGCAAAAGATCAAAATCGGAGACTTTATTTTAATCGACTTATGGGCAAAACAGAAAGATCCAGATGCAGTCTTTGCAGATACAACGTGGGTGGCTTATGCGGATACAACGGTTCCGGCGAGATATGTGGAAATCTTCGATATTGTCAAGGAAGCACGGGATAGAGCCGTGCGATTCATCCGAGAGAAATGGGCTGTCGATGAAACGATTTACGGTTATGAAGTGGATGACTGCGTCCGAGAATATATCACCGAAAAAGGATACGGTGAGTTCTTTATTCACCGCACCGGACACAACATCGGTACTGTTATCCACGGAAATGGTGTGAATTTAGATAACTTAGAGACACGCGATGCACGTGCCTTGATTTCTGGTATCTGTTTCTCGATTGAGCCTGGCATCTACCTCACCGATTTCGGCGTTCGGACAGAAATTGACGTTTTCTTAGCCGCTCGAGGGAAAGACGGCGTAAAAGTGACAACCGCGCCCGTTCAAAATCGGGTATTGCCGTTGCT